The DNA sequence TCATCAACACGCCGAACCAGCCTACGTAGAGGCGGTTGTCGGTCGAGGTCACCCAGTTGCAGAACTGCGCCCACAGGTTGGCGCTTTCGCGTCTCTGTAAGGTCGTTGTCATGGTTGGATAATTACAATTTGAAGAATGATGTAAGTGGTGTTAACCACACTTTACATAGTAGAGAAAAAATTTCGATTTGTAAAGCGTTTTAACGATCGTTTCTCAGATTCTCCATCTGAAGGAGTAGATCAAGAGTACAAAAAAGTATCTGACTTCAAATGCTCTGCCCCATCCCAGAGCGGCTTCTGAGCATCCGAAGGCACTCTTTAGTCAAGACTGAGAAGAGGCAGAAGCAATTGTAAACGAATAATACGAACTAAAACCGAGAGAACGACATCCGCTCTCTTGTTTCAATCCGTAACGAGGTTGCGAACCCATCCATTAAATTACGATCGCTAGCTTGCGTCCTAAATTGACGATTGC is a window from the Cyanobacteria bacterium FACHB-DQ100 genome containing:
- a CDS encoding photosystem II q(b) protein, which produces MTTTLQRRESANLWAQFCNWVTSTDNRLYVGWFGVLM